In Solanum lycopersicum chromosome 3, SLM_r2.1, the genomic stretch TGGATGAACCATTCAACTTATTGGCTTGTTCATCTTCACCTCTGAGGATGTGTTCTAGTGAAAGTATTCATGAAGTCCAAATCAACTTGATATAAATGAAGTTAAGAATAGTAGTTTAGTGATTCTGACATGTCCTTGGGTTTTGCAATCATGTTTTCTACTGTTTGTTTAGTTGTACGTGGTAGAAAATACATTTTATGATCTTGTTCGATAAGTCTTTTCATGCAACACGTATTTAGAAGTTGATTGTGTTTGTTTAGAAGGGGGGCACTTTGCTCTTCTTGAAGTTGGATCAGGAAAAAATCGTGTTCTGTCCCTAACAGAAATATAATTGCACATCCACTTTCTATCTTATGGACTCTGTTTGTTTTGCATCGTCAATCTCATGGCAGAGTATTGCTTCACACTATTATAAGTTAACTTTTATGTCATAGGTATCAAGCCATGCTTCAGAAGAATTTAATGTATTTAGCTGCTATCGCTGATGCCCAACCACAACAATCAGCAGCAACCTCACAGGTGGATTATATGTTTGATTCAGTGTTTCTTGTGAATTTGCTTGTCTTTCTCTAATATTTAAGTAGCTGCAGGCTCAATCTACTCCTCAACTTGGAAACCAGATGCAGCAAACTCAGGCTGCTctgcaacagcaacagcaacaaggTGTCGCTATTTCCAAACTGCCTTTCCAGCTCAATGCCCTTCCGACCCAGGAGCAGCAACAGCAAATGCTCCAGTTTCAGCAGCAGCAACAATTCCAAGGCCAATATGGTTTTGGACCTACTGCCAACAATGCAATGCGTCAACTTATGCAACCTGGACTAAACAGCTCAGGAACTATGGATGTACGAGGAAATAAGCAAGGCAGCTTAGAAGGTAATCCTAGTGATGGCCTTGGAAAATCAGGTGGAAGACATGTTAACGGTGAGAGGGAGTAggctttttttttaacaaaaaaatctcaaaattgtTATGCACCCTGTTTTATCGGTGTAGGTATGTTTGATAAGGATGTTTTAATCTGAGGAACACCTAAGATTATGTTGTCAAAGGCCACTCATGGCAAAGCTTTGTTATAACTTGTAAAATCTTTGACCTATTGGCATCAAGTTTACCTTGCACAGGCATGGCTTTGGTTGAAATACTCCCTCCACCCCCAAGTCCAACCCACTCTTTTTGCATGGCCAAGTGAAGTTTTAGAATCATAGGTCACTGTGGCTTGTAGAAGTGACTCTTTTTACGTTTTCAGTCACCATTTTATTCAAGTTAAATTTCATCCATTATAATTGAAAGTTTCAGCAAAATGACGGAGTGAATTTTATTAAACCAAGCTAAAAGAACTAACAAAAATCTCCTATTCTCTATTAAGTTATGATTAGGCAAAAGAAAAGGGAGAAAGTGATcgtaatttatttaaatactatGATGTGCAGATTCAAGGTGACATGTATTCTTGTTATTAAAGAGTACCTGGAGAATGTGCGATCatgagaaaaattcaaaaataaaatattaatcctGGCTACTCAAAGCATGAAATGTGGATTAAACATGCATTACGAGTTCAAAGTTTGCAAGGGCATGAAAAACTTGATATCTTATACTTGATGTCATTTGTTTGGGCATGGAATTTAACGTTCTTTTAAACGAAAAGATAATTAAAGTCTATCATTTGAATAAATTAGAaacgtttaaaaaaaataagtttcagatAAGGgtatgaaaaggaaagaaagcaTGTAAAGTGAACTGCTGGCTTATCTTTTTTCCATATCCATTCTTTgccttttggaaaaaaaaaaagtactgaAGTAGTAACTAGAGCCACCTAATACTTCTATTGCCTgaaccaaaaaagaaagaaacgcTACTTCCctccattttattttacttcGTCTCTAtactaaaagtagatatttcaTCTTATAATGAGTTATTATAAAAAGTCTTGCGTCAAACTAGAAATTcgtaaattttcaattaatttaaatgcaTGTGTTCCCACAATTATAATTCTTTGCAAGCACAGTACAACTAATTATGAATTTTCCAGgatcatattttcattttttcaatttctactCAATCACATGAAAATCAATTGAGATTTCAAAATCTAATAAATGGGATGATGTTATTGTATATTTAAGCACGTAATCATTGACCTACTAGACAAATGCTATAGAAAAGTTTCTCATATAAAAGCATCTCACAACTCAGACAAAAGTTGCTACAACTCAACATAAATTAAATCCAATTTTAACCAACCGAAATATAGCACAACCTGTCCCTTTTGTTTACACCCCTAGCTAGATCCTGCAATTAACCTGGGTCATGCAGATCATCACATTCTTctaaacattaaaattcaacaaGATGCAGTTTGCAAATCAATGCCATTATGAGCAATTTAAGTGTACATCCCCAGTAATATGATCAGTGACCATTTAACGGCTAGATTCCCAACAAAAACAGAGGATGCATACTAAGATTGAACAATTGTTTCCACTTAACATGTAAAAGGGAACATTACAGTACATTTCcaatttgaatattaaaatttatccCTCTggataatttcaaatttaaatgatCAGCCATACCCATCAACATCCAATAACTGTCCTGCCACACCTACCTATCAGCATCCAAAATCTGTCCACCACACCTATCGGCGTCCAATATATGCCCTGCCATACTCGTCAGCATCCAGTATATGCCCTGCCATAATCGTCAGCATCCAATGTTTGCCCTGCCATCCCAAACATGAATTCTTAATCACCAAATAAACTGAAGGAAACCATGCAAGAAGCGGCTAGCTTTCAGCAAACCATAAACAAGaacctttttttttggaataacaAGAACACGGGAGATTTCTGGTATTCAAAAGTTCTGCCGATACAGAACTTTTATTCAACCTCAATGATGATCGTTTTTAGTTCGAATTAATAGTGCTGTCTCTTTCAATCTAAAAGGTAAGTACTAAAAAGATGGCAGGTTTTTTCAGCAGCAATATAAACTTGCTGCAGTTGAGCAGGCAACAACTCAGAGATCTTAAAAGAATACAAGTAAAACATTATGTTCAGTTTATTACTCGTGTTCGGTGAAGTAAGCAAAAACTATTTTCGAGGATGTCGGCTATAGGAATGTGGGGATGAAGATGAAGTGTGTTGTGGAGTGTGGGGAGGACACAATCAATGTGCAATGTCACTAGTAGAACATGTTTTCCCTACTTCCATTAGGGAGCTcattttccacatttttaaGGAGCTTGTTTTCCTCGAGAAAATATTAACCGATCAtgtgaaaatttgaaagcattccttcataccaaacatacCCATTGTCCAAAATTGTCATTAATACTTACTATCTTCTAGAGCCTGATGAAATCCCTGCATTCctgaacataaaaataaaacattcgGTATGAGATTCTCCTAATGGTGGCAATGAAAACAAAACAATAGCTCTTGGTAGTTCTAAACATGATGATAATGGATACCTGCCCTGTCTACCCACTAAATTTGTGCCAGGTCGCCCATGAGATGAAACCTTGTTTTGTGAACTACCCATGTCATTTTTGTCAGCACTAGCTCCATTTCCAAGGTTCAATTGCACAGATGACGCAGTCCTAGCTTCAGATGCATTTAGCTCCATCTGGTCTCTCGGCTTAGTcaatatttttacatttgagATGCCCCCAGTACTGTTGAAAGAGGCCCCATTAGAAATCTGACTTTGAAGGTTGTCACTAGAATTTGCAGGTCTGACGACAGCATAGTCTTTGAAAACTGCCTTCTCAGATGTTGGTTCAACTGATGGTACCCTCTTCAAGCGGTGATTTTGTGGCATAGGGGTGACTGCAATAGGAGGCAAAAGAGAGGAGTACGACGAAGGAGCTGCAGCTGCAGCAGCCACTTTAGCAGCTGCAGCTGTGGCTGCTATAATTTCTTGAGCACCTCCGCGGAGTTGAATGAAGTCTCCGTCAATTACAAATAACTAGAAAGGTAGAACAACTAAATTAGTTACTAAGCACCAGCTCAATACAGATCCACTAAACAAAGCATAAATCTATACATACTTCTGGATGGTTTGCCAcaaattcatcaagttttccGTACTTCTTTTTGTAGTCATGCCAGTGCAAGGGGGCGAGCATTTTACCAAGTCTATTTGGGAGCTGCACATCAGGCCATGCATTAGGAACTGAAATCATAATagacaaaaacaaagaaagaaacgaCTATGGACTAGAAGAAGTGACAGAATCCAAAAACAGCTTTCACAAAGTATTACTAACCGTAGAACTAATCCTTATTCTACCACCAGAACCAGGGGGAACAGTACGGACTATGCAAGCCAGCAATGCCTTTTCGTCCAGGAGATTAACCTCTGCTGATTTACCGACTGCATATGCATTCTTCTGTCCTCCAGCAACATACGTTTCTGTCAAAACAGCACTTGACACAGTGTCCACCACAGACTCAGTTGAATTACGCACATTATTTGAAATTTCGGCTGACGATTTATCAGCATTCGAACTAAATTCTCCCATTCTTAACCCTTGAGGCTCTAGCATGTAGTTAGCTGAAGAGTTGACATTGTTCACCTGCAACATTGGCAACGAGTGCAAGATGATTCTGCTTATTCACACCGTTTAAACACCGCCACCCAAAACCCTCCCGCCAAACATAAATAACACAAACACAAGTAGCAACCAAAAATAATCGGGATGGCTTCCCTTTCAGAGGAATACCTCTGTTTCATTGTTATGTTCATGTGAATCCAATCTTAAAGCACCATTGAATTGCGAAGAAATCTGATGCAAAGTCTGATGTGTCTGTACACCTGAGAGGTAATTCTTATCCACAGACTGAAGTTCCTACAAAATTATGATGGATCAAGATATCAGCTATACTGAACAGGAAAAAAATGCAGGTAACTGCAAACAATAGAAGTCTGGTGCTCAACCTGTCCATCTTCACTTGAAACTGGAACGACTGAATCCTGAGTTTCAATTCCTTGGTTCACATTGAGAAGAGATTGTCCATTGACAGTTGTTTCGTGATCATACTGAGAATCTGATCTTGGCAAGGTTGACTGAGGTTGCAAAGTGTACTGATTGTGATTAGAGATATGTGAACCCTCTGGTACAGCCTTGAAAACCATACAACTAACAATTTACCTTTACAGTGTAAACAAaagtaacaaggataactagACCAAGATACTCTACTTTACCTGTTGGTTTGGCCAATGCTGAAGAGATGATACTGCTGGTACTGAGTGAAAATGCCCAACATGAGATTGAGGAACATGTGATGGTAAAGGAGGAGGAATTCCCTGTTGATGCATTACATATGGATGCAGAGCAGCAATTTGTCCAGGCGGAAGGTAGGTTGTCATCCCAAGCACGGATGAAGGAGCAACTGGCATACCATGTACATGATCCGCCTGGTGGAACCCAAGAAAAGAGTATTAGATGTTGTGAACACAGAAGCAAGGACAAAAGAGGcttaaaaacaatatattttcctactctttgttattttctttatgagAGAGTGGAGATGGGGGGTCAGTTAATAAGCCAATCAAAACAGACAAGGATGGAGCAACTGGCATACCATGTACATGATCTGACTGGTGGAACACAAGAAAAGAGAGTATGAAATGTTATGAGCATAGAAGCAAGGACagacaaaagagacttagaACGTCTTTTCCTTCTCATTTTATGAGGGTGTGGAGGTGGGGGTTAAGGTTGCCAATCCAAACAGGTTCTTAGTCATTTAGAGTCACCACAACGTAGTCAGCAGCAGCTCCAGATAATCCAAATATTGTGTTACATAGGTTTTGTTTAAACACAAACCCAACAAACCCTTGGCAAAATTCGAGGAAAAAATCTATATTAAGACCACATGAAACGTTGAAAAGACCTCTTCTTTCTGAAGCCAATTAAGCAACCCTCGAATCTCGATACACACAGTTACACCTCTCACGAGTATCTATTGATCAACTTAGAAGCTAATGTACCTACAAACTAGGCATAATTCAtgctttttcttttcaaaacatAATTCATGGTTCTATTATCAAAAACGCAGTCAAACTTAGCTATTGATAAAACTTCAAGTTTTATGAGAATGAGGACTTTGCGATTCAGCTCATCAAGTTAAATTTTCTAGTTCCTTGACAGCCTTGCTGGAATTTTAcacaaaagattaaaaaaatcctATGTGTTCATACAGCAAAAGAAAAGATGGAATCAAATGCAATAGACCAAAAACAGCTATAACTAATAAGTTGTTGCATCATAGTGAACTCATAAATAACTACAGCATAATCTTTGACAACGCTTAGTGTttattaaaatacaatataatacacCAAAGATGAGAATAAGCACCATTTTCCAATTTCAGACCATTATGACTCATAAACGACAAATAAAACAGACAGACAAGGCCCTGGAGTAGTACTTCCATAGCAAATCATCGAGCCCTAACCGACCTCTTATTTACAGTGCCGataacatcaatataaccaACATAATCCCAGAAAACGCAAAGCTGGTCAAAAGAACAATTTGAACAGAGTGGTGATTTGTACCTGAGTTGACACATGCCCAGTTGAAGCAAAAGATGGAGCATTTTCAACAGTTCCATTCTGTAGGCCTATGGAACTTTCACCAGGTGTACTGCTTCCGCTAGCATTAAGTTGGCTTCCATTGCTCTGCCCAAGATGACTAGCATCTTTAGAATTCAGATTAGAGACTTGTGAACCCTCAGAGTAAGTTCCACCTCTTGCCTCAGCCAATTCAAGTTGGAGCTGTTGCATGTGCATATGCAAGCGCTCCATCTCACCAAACTAAtgggaaaaaataaaagagatcaTGTCAGCAGATGTCACTGCAATATACTCAGCATTTAAATCACTCCAATTAGGACCATATAACCAAGGATATTCCTAATTAGAGCAAGTGAATCAACTTAAGTCGATGAATTATCCTAGTTGAAGCACCTGTCTTTGGTAGGCAAGCCAAAGCTGGTTATACTGTTCTGTGCGCTCCCGCAATTCACCTTGCTGCACAGCATCGAATTCCTGAACACGAGTCATCCAAGTTTGGGCCTCCCTTATTTGTTCATCTTTGAAAAGGATAGTTTCCTGAGCTATCCTATGCTGAAAAACAACAGTTGTGACAAATAGTCAGAAAATGACATACAACTTAAAGAGGTCAAAAATGACATTATAAACATGGTCTTCTTACGCTACAACAAATAATTAGGCTCcaactgaaatttttttttaaaaatgtggaACACAACAGCCCCAATATTATTGAGTAAAACATTTCACAAatgaaacacacaaaaaaatgtaTGCAAAGCATTAACAAAGCTCAACATAGTCTACCCTGGCGAGGAATAAAAATTCGAGTAATATAGAGGTTGTGAAGAAAGGCTGTCAATCCCCCAACCTAGCACAAATTTAAGAAGCTGCAATTTTGAACTTATGTTACCGAGAATCAAAAAGTTCAAAGTGGTTGTTACTTGATCAATATAAGAGAAACAAAATAGGAACTCCATGAAGAGAACTTAAACTTAAAGATATCAAACTTAAGCAAAACCAATAAGATGAAGTTTAAAAGGTCAAATGAACTTTATGTttgttgatgatgattttaaattaacaaGAATTCCAGGATTCCTTTTCTCCAAATGTTAAAATCATTCTTTTATGGAGTCATGAATAAATACTGGTAATATTAACTACCTTTAAATTCCTTACTTTTAATGACCCTTTCAGATGGAATCTTCACTAGTACAGCCAAAAGAAAATTGTGTCCAGTTTGTTTGGAAAACTGTGGAAAAGAAATTACAAAGTTGAAAAAAGAACAGTTctttgttttttgaaaatgaaaatatgctTACAAGAAAATTGAACATGAAAAAAGAACTCAAACAAACTTGAAGAAGAACTTGAAAAACAGCATTCTAAAGTTGATCtttatacttcaattttttgcaaaatacAATTGCATCTTTTGGCAAGTTCTTGAACCAAACACATGTTCGCAAAAagaaaattgcaaaaaaattaaaaagaatttgcaAAAAATACAACCATAAATGTTTATGGCACTGTATTTCTCACCACACATATCTCCACAAGACAATATAGTTTAGTCGATTTAGCgtatatttctatgtttttttcttataagTAAGGCTTGCATTGATAGAGTGCACCAATATGATGCACATTCTATGATTTATTGTGTTTACTTCAACTTAATACTACACTTCACTTCCTCGAACCTAGTTTTAGTTACATTAATCCCAGTTAAACCATGTTTGGTTAACTGAACACAAGTAAACCTTTTATGTTGCATTTCACCAACCATATATAATATGCACAAAAACAATATACATGCACACAATGAGGCACAACGATGAAACTTGATTAATAACATCAAAAGAGAAACAACAGTCTtcattacaaatttaaaaagtaaagaatCAGGAAACAAAGATAATCTTCATCATCCCTGTGTCTGAAAGAGAAAAATGTACCTGTTCCTGCAGTTCAACGAACTGACGCTCCTTTTCTTGAATATGCTCTTGGAGATCATGAATTTGCTTAATATGCTGAGCTCTTTCTGCTTCAGAGTTGTCCCTCTCTCTCCTAAAAAGTGATAGTCTTATTCAGATTATGAGATTGATACTACAATATTATGCCAAATTTGGAAGGTAGATGTAAAATCATTTCTAAACTTCAATTACTGAACTAGACAAGAACAACAGAAGATAACTTCAATACTAAAATGTAAGATGCCCACAATACAAAAAAGTAGAAGTTGTTCCTCATTAGCACAAAAAAAAGCAACCTGTAAGTTTGTAGTTCTTTACTCTGTTCTCTAAGGAGATCCTCTTTTGCCCATGCCTGGTGAAGCAATGAAAAGGATCATCAACTACACTCCAGAAGAatcaagaaataaatatataagagTTAGAATTGTCAAACAACCGCTTCATGGTCCAGTCTAATTGCATTCAGTTCCCTTTCTTTCTCTTCCATCCTCCTCTCCAACTCATAATTCCTCTGGTCCCTTTCATGTATTTGGTCCTTAAAAAGCATTAAAACCAACAATTTGATCAGTAAACCCATTAATGTCCTAAGCAGTAATCAAAATATATCAAAGACTATAGAACCTGCAGCTTAACATTGGCAGTGACATGTTCTTTTATCTGAGCATCAAAACTATTCCGTATTTCCATCATCTCTGATCTTGCAATGAGCTGAGCTCGTAGTTCAACCTCCATTTGATGAaactcttctttttgttttaccACAGCAAGTAGTCTCTGTTGCAGTATATCATTGTTTGGAGTTCCATCAATAGTGATTGAACAGAAGTCCACATCAACCGGCTCTCTCCCTTGCTGCACCTTAgtcaaaaacaaattatactCACATTCAAGTTACAAACCCAAAATACTAAAGCAAATTTATCATAACGTTTTCTCTTAATTTAAAAGCACTACCTCATATATCAGCCTCTCGTCGGATTGACCTAATCTGGACCTTTCCGTTTCCTACGTCAGATACATCGACAAAAACGTATAAATCGAAAATGACAATGAAAACACACCGTCTAGATCAGAAATAAAAGCAATGCGAGAAGAATTTTGCATCGTCTATAAAGTTACCTCACTACCGGAATTCCGAACCGATTGCTCAGAGACAGCACGCCACTCTTTGCGAGCAGCTTGAGCCGATGAAACAGGAAGAGCAACACCGCGTGCTGCGGCGGCTGCGGCGACACCAGCCGCTGCCGAAGCCTCCATATGTCGGTACGATTCGGCTCTCCAACTCCTCACGCTTTACTCAAAACCCTAGAACAGAAAACGAAGATGAAATCGACGATACAGATGATGAAAATGGAGGTGCAAAAGAAACCCTAGAGTCGTAAAGAGTAAAAATGGAGGTCGTCGAATCGGGATTAATGGATAGTAGATGATGGGAAGGAGAGACGTAGCAGAGTGAGAATAAAATGATGTATGTACCTTTAGAGCAGCGGTTCGTCTTTGGATTTGGGGGTTTCGAGAGTAGAGAAGAGGGGGTTTTGGGAAAGAAAGGGGTTATGAAGAGGACTGAAAAGTAAAAAGATGAAACTCTTGATGACTGAAATACTCAAATACTGTGCTCTAGTGAGTGGGAGAGAGAGACAAATTTTTGTCCTTATATAGATTGgtcattataatttatttttttatttgaaaatttgcaaaaaaaaaaaaaaaacacattcaaaatttaaatatttatattaaaaataaaattttaaatgtctAACACCCTCTAGAACTTTCAAATatcaatgcaaaaaaaattggagTTATAGTTATTTGATGagaagtttaatttatttttatttggaaaagtttagttatacatcaattatatatttattgtgaTATTAAAAGTGTGGTTTGTAATGTAGAAGTGTATCcaaaatttatgtttatattgcgtgggataaaaaattgtttctgATAATAAAACTATCATCATACATAGAAATTgagcaaacaaaaaaacaataataataacacaattaaaaaaacaaaaaaaaattaataaaaatgatattgataaatatacaaCGGAGCATAGTGCTCTAAACTAGAATTATGCTCTCATAAGAAACAGAGAAATTGTTTAACTATATACATATTATCTATCTTAATTCTCGATTATACACATTTTTATCTAGGATTATATTTTCagtaagttaaataaatatcatGTCATGCATTATCATATTTTCACAATACTCTTTACAAATACAAACCATTTCAACCCTGTTTTTCGTGTCTTGTCTATTATTAAGACCATTCTTATATTTTACAAATACAGACCATTTCAACCCTATTTTTCGTGTCTTGTCTATTATTAAGACCATTCTTATATTTTACAAATACAGACCATTTCAACCCTATTTTTCGTGTCTTGTCTATTATTAAGACCATTCTTATATtgctttttaaatatttgtctCTAATTTTATCTTTCCTGGTGTATTAATGGATCTTTGTGAGAATCCTCATATCTGCTATTACCATTGAACGTGTGAATTCTTAACTAGACAACAATATGTCACATATAACATGATTGATTTAACAACTATTCTACAAAACTTGTATTTTCGTCTCATGACACATTCTTATCACATAAGACTTCAGATGTGAGTCTTAATTTTATATACTCGCAACAAATTTAATGTGTGACCGGATCATCACCAATATCTCTATATTTTTGGATTACCCAAGATAGTTGGATTTCTCTCTTGGGAAACTTCATGTTTCAATCTTTATTTTCACAATCGTCTCGTGTGATGTATCACTAAAGTTGCACTTCATGTATTTTGTTTTAGTGCTCTCTACATAAAGCCTTTAAACTTTGACATATGTATTTTGcattcttatatttttcatgtgGTATACAGTTAGTCCcctaattatatgttttaattgaagaattgattttttgaagaaaaaagaaaagcaaaaaaaattctaacaaaatgtacataatcacaataaatatatgcacaaaattacataatctttaattttatatattagaaataacataaaaatagcATCCAtgaaacacataatatatttttatatacattttatagGTGAAATTCATTGAGAGATACCTTATGACACAATCGTTTATTTAAGCACTTAAATTTAGAGTCGTTCCAATTAAATATTGGGTTTGAAAGGTGATTAAGATGTTACGGAAGTTTATAATTTGCAAAAAATATGATTGATAAATTAGATAacaaaaattatactaaaaatcaaaatattaatatatcgAAACTGATATAAAGAAAAGCAAATAGAGAGAATAAATCTTCCCATAAACAAAAGTTTCTAAACGACTACATTGTGAATAATATTGCTATGTGTTATAGAgacatatttgtatattttggcgaattatacatatataaatgtggttaattatacaaactcgaagtcagtcCACGTAATTAacgtataatgttagtcgcgagtgataattatagcaaactacaACTATAATGAGTAACTAAGTAGTATAAACTTGCTTAACCACGTAATTTTCCCTACAAAATTATGTTTCATTTACGTAAATATGGATATGAtacaaattgattttgttataaAACATCAGTATTTATGTGTCAACAATAATATCTGGTAGTGTCTACAGATACATAATCTTCTACTAGTTGAACAACGTTGAGTGTATGTATGGGTAGTAAAAGATATTGAAATTTGTAATAGTTATGTatctaatatataattatcaacatGAGATATACAAATTTGTGTTTCAATAGGGTTATGtatcaaaactaatatttgaaaatgatatatTGTACATGATAAAACTGTAATATATCATAAAGGTGAAATGAAcgaattatacattaatttaaaaaacaaaaaca encodes the following:
- the LOC101246515 gene encoding uncharacterized protein isoform X7; the encoded protein is MEASAAAGVAAAAAARGVALPVSSAQAARKEWRAVSEQSVRNSGSEETERSRLGQSDERLIYEQGREPVDVDFCSITIDGTPNNDILQQRLLAVVKQKEEFHQMEVELRAQLIARSEMMEIRNSFDAQIKEHVTANVKLQDQIHERDQRNYELERRMEEKERELNAIRLDHEAAWAKEDLLREQSKELQTYRRERDNSEAERAQHIKQIHDLQEHIQEKERQFVELQEQHRIAQETILFKDEQIREAQTWMTRVQEFDAVQQGELRERTEQYNQLWLAYQRQFGEMERLHMHMQQLQLELAEARGGTYSEGSQVSNLNSKDASHLGQSNGSQLNASGSSTPGESSIGLQNGTVENAPSFASTGHVSTQADHVHGMPVAPSSVLGMTTYLPPGQIAALHPYVMHQQGIPPPLPSHVPQSHVGHFHSVPAVSSLQHWPNQQAVPEGSHISNHNQYTLQPQSTLPRSDSQYDHETTVNGQSLLNVNQGIETQDSVVPVSSEDGQSVDKNYLSGVQTHQTLHQISSQFNGALRLDSHEHNNETEVNNVNSSANYMLEPQGLRMGEFSSNADKSSAEISNNVRNSTESVVDTVSSAVLTETYVAGGQKNAYAVGKSAEVNLLDEKALLACIVRTVPPGSGGRIRISSTLPNRLGKMLAPLHWHDYKKKYGKLDEFVANHPELFVIDGDFIQLRGGAQEIIAATAAAAKVAAAAAAPSSYSSLLPPIAVTPMPQNHRLKRVPSVEPTSEKAVFKDYAVVRPANSSDNLQSQISNGASFNSTGGISNVKILTKPRDQMELNASEARTASSVQLNLGNGASADKNDMGSSQNKVSSHGRPGTNLVGRQGRNAGISSGSRR
- the LOC101246515 gene encoding uncharacterized protein isoform X1, whose product is MEASAAAGVAAAAAARGVALPVSSAQAARKEWRAVSEQSVRNSGSEETERSRLGQSDERLIYEVQQGREPVDVDFCSITIDGTPNNDILQQRLLAVVKQKEEFHQMEVELRAQLIARSEMMEIRNSFDAQIKEHVTANVKLQDQIHERDQRNYELERRMEEKERELNAIRLDHEAAWAKEDLLREQSKELQTYRRERDNSEAERAQHIKQIHDLQEHIQEKERQFVELQEQHRIAQETILFKDEQIREAQTWMTRVQEFDAVQQGELRERTEQYNQLWLAYQRQFGEMERLHMHMQQLQLELAEARGGTYSEGSQVSNLNSKDASHLGQSNGSQLNASGSSTPGESSIGLQNGTVENAPSFASTGHVSTQADHVHGMPVAPSSVLGMTTYLPPGQIAALHPYVMHQQGIPPPLPSHVPQSHVGHFHSVPAVSSLQHWPNQQAVPEGSHISNHNQYTLQPQSTLPRSDSQYDHETTVNGQSLLNVNQGIETQDSVVPVSSEDGQELQSVDKNYLSGVQTHQTLHQISSQFNGALRLDSHEHNNETEVNNVNSSANYMLEPQGLRMGEFSSNADKSSAEISNNVRNSTESVVDTVSSAVLTETYVAGGQKNAYAVGKSAEVNLLDEKALLACIVRTVPPGSGGRIRISSTLPNRLGKMLAPLHWHDYKKKYGKLDEFVANHPELFVIDGDFIQLRGGAQEIIAATAAAAKVAAAAAAPSSYSSLLPPIAVTPMPQNHRLKRVPSVEPTSEKAVFKDYAVVRPANSSDNLQSQISNGASFNSTGGISNVKILTKPRDQMELNASEARTASSVQLNLGNGASADKNDMGSSQNKVSSHGRPGTNLVGRQGRNAGISSGSRR
- the LOC101246515 gene encoding uncharacterized protein isoform X9, encoding MEASAAAGVAAAAAARGVALPVSSAQAARKEWRAVSEQSVRNSGSEETERSRLGQSDERLIYEVQQGREPVDVDFCSITIDGTPNNDILQQRLLAVVKQKEEFHQMEVELRAQLIARSEMMEIRNSFDAQIKEHVTANVKLQDQIHERDQRNYELERRMEEKERELNAIRLDHEAAWAKEDLLREQSKELQTYRRERDNSEAERAQHIKQIHDLQEHIQEKERQFVELQEQHRIAQETILFKDEQIREAQTWMTRVQEFDAVQQGELRERTEQYNQLWLAYQRQFGEMERLHMHMQQLQLELAEARGGTYSEGSQVSNLNSKDASHLGQSNGSQLNASGSSTPGESSIGLQNGTVENAPSFASTGHVSTQADHVHGMPVAPSSVLGMTTYLPPGQIAALHPYVMHQQGIPPPLPSHVPQSHVGHFHSVPAVSSLQHWPNQQSTLPRSDSQYDHETTVNGQSLLNVNQGIETQDSVVPVSSEDGQELQSVDKNYLSGVQTHQTLHQISSQFNGALRLDSHEHNNETEVNNVNSSANYMLEPQGLRMGEFSSNADKSSAEISNNVRNSTESVVDTVSSAVLTETYVAGGQKNAYAVGKSAEVNLLDEKALLACIVRTVPPGSGGRIRISSTLPNRLGKMLAPLHWHDYKKKYGKLDEFVANHPELFVIDGDFIQLRGGAQEIIAATAAAAKVAAAAAAPSSYSSLLPPIAVTPMPQNHRLKRVPSVEPTSEKAVFKDYAVVRPANSSDNLQSQISNGASFNSTGGISNVKILTKPRDQMELNASEARTASSVQLNLGNGASADKNDMGSSQNKVSSHGRPGTNLVGRQGRNAGISSGSRR